The Streptomyces sp. Je 1-332 genome has a window encoding:
- a CDS encoding ABC-F family ATP-binding cassette domain-containing protein — protein sequence MITARRIDVRGGARLLLAGASFHIAPGDRIGLVGRNGAGKTTLLKTLAGQAAPAAGTFTRTGSVGYLAQDPAAADPHSTVTARILSARGLDSAAQALRNAESAMAEAVGAAEQRRAMAAYARADDAFQARGGYAAEAEAARVAAGLGLPERMMDAPVGHLSGGQRRRVELARILFSRHDTLLLDEPTNHLDADSVGWLRGYLGGYGGGLVLISHDTDLLADTVNRVFALDPGRAALDVHNTGWHTYLAQRAADERRRGRERANAERKAASLRSQAEKMRSHVATATAAKNMARRADRMLAATEPVRRDERVARIRLPEPAPCGRTPLGAVSLVKAYGGRRVLGGVDLAVDRGSRLVVLGFNGAGKTTLLRILAGAELPDSGRVVHGHGARLGYFAQEHDTLDGRMTVRENLAAAAPGLTDGEVRGVLGSFLFRGDDADKPAAVLSGGEKTRLALAGLVHSGANVLLLDEPTNNLDPASRDEVLGAVGTYPGAIVMVTHDEGAIDALRPDRVLLLPDGTEDLWSPDYRELVALA from the coding sequence ATGATCACCGCCCGACGCATCGACGTCCGCGGCGGCGCCCGGCTTCTGCTCGCCGGCGCCTCCTTCCACATCGCCCCCGGCGACCGCATCGGCCTCGTCGGCCGTAACGGCGCGGGGAAGACCACCCTGCTCAAGACCCTCGCGGGGCAGGCCGCCCCGGCCGCGGGGACCTTCACCCGCACCGGTTCCGTCGGCTACCTCGCCCAGGACCCCGCCGCCGCCGACCCGCACAGCACCGTCACCGCCCGCATCCTCTCCGCCCGCGGACTCGACAGTGCCGCACAGGCCCTGCGTAACGCCGAGAGCGCCATGGCCGAAGCCGTGGGCGCCGCGGAGCAGCGGCGGGCCATGGCCGCGTACGCCCGCGCGGACGACGCGTTCCAGGCGCGGGGCGGGTACGCCGCCGAGGCGGAGGCCGCCCGCGTGGCCGCCGGTCTCGGGCTCCCCGAGCGCATGATGGACGCGCCGGTCGGCCACCTCTCCGGCGGCCAGCGGCGCCGCGTCGAGCTGGCCCGGATCCTCTTCTCGCGCCACGACACCCTGCTCCTCGACGAGCCGACCAACCATCTGGACGCCGATTCGGTGGGCTGGCTGCGGGGATATCTCGGGGGATACGGCGGTGGGCTCGTCCTCATCAGCCATGACACCGACCTGCTCGCGGACACCGTCAACCGCGTCTTCGCGCTCGACCCCGGCCGCGCCGCCCTCGACGTGCACAACACCGGCTGGCACACCTACCTCGCCCAGCGCGCCGCGGACGAGCGGCGGCGCGGCCGTGAGCGGGCCAACGCGGAGCGGAAAGCCGCTTCGCTGCGCAGCCAGGCGGAGAAGATGCGCTCGCACGTCGCCACCGCCACGGCCGCGAAGAACATGGCACGCCGCGCCGACCGGATGCTCGCCGCCACCGAGCCCGTCAGGAGGGACGAGCGCGTCGCGCGGATCAGGCTGCCCGAGCCCGCGCCGTGCGGGCGTACGCCGCTGGGGGCGGTCAGTCTGGTGAAGGCGTACGGGGGTCGCAGGGTGCTCGGCGGTGTCGACCTGGCCGTCGACCGGGGGAGCCGGCTCGTCGTTCTCGGGTTCAACGGCGCTGGCAAGACCACCCTCCTGCGCATCCTCGCCGGGGCCGAACTCCCGGACAGCGGACGGGTGGTGCACGGTCACGGAGCCAGGCTCGGCTACTTCGCGCAGGAGCACGACACCCTCGACGGCCGCATGACGGTACGGGAGAATCTCGCCGCCGCCGCGCCCGGCCTCACGGACGGCGAGGTGCGAGGGGTCCTGGGATCCTTCCTGTTCCGCGGGGACGACGCCGACAAGCCGGCCGCGGTGCTCTCCGGCGGCGAGAAGACCCGGCTCGCGCTCGCGGGGCTCGTGCACTCGGGGGCGAACGTGCTGCTCCTGGACGAGCCGACCAACAACCTCGACCCGGCGTCGCGCGACGAGGTGCTCGGCGCGGTGGGCACGTATCCGGGCGCGATCGTGATGGTGACGCACGACGAAGGGGCCATCGACGCGCTGCGGCCCGATCGCGTGCTGCTCCTGCCGGACGGCACCGAGGACCTGTGGAGCCCGGACTACCGGGAGCTCGTCGCGCTCGCCTAG
- a CDS encoding HhH-GPD-type base excision DNA repair protein encodes MDVTLHLAQEPEADELLGRSPLAALVGMLLDQQVPMEWAFAGPRTIARRLNADDLDAHEIAAYDPEEFAALLSAKPAVHRYPGSMAKRIQQLCAYLVEHYEGDPTALWEGVASGKDLLKRLNDLPGFGKQKSQIFLALLGKQLGVRPDGWREAAGAYGEPDAYRSVADITGPESLQRVRTHKQQLKAAAKASGK; translated from the coding sequence ATGGACGTCACCTTGCACCTGGCCCAGGAACCGGAAGCCGATGAGCTCCTCGGCCGCAGTCCGCTGGCCGCGCTCGTCGGGATGCTGCTCGACCAGCAGGTTCCGATGGAGTGGGCGTTCGCGGGGCCGCGGACGATCGCGCGGCGGTTGAACGCGGACGATCTCGACGCGCACGAGATCGCGGCGTACGACCCCGAGGAGTTCGCCGCGCTGCTCTCCGCGAAGCCGGCGGTGCATCGCTATCCCGGGTCGATGGCGAAACGAATCCAGCAGCTCTGCGCGTACCTCGTGGAGCACTACGAGGGTGACCCCACCGCCCTGTGGGAGGGCGTCGCGTCCGGCAAGGACCTCCTGAAGCGCCTGAACGACCTCCCCGGCTTCGGCAAGCAGAAGTCACAGATCTTCCTGGCCCTGCTCGGCAAGCAGCTCGGTGTACGTCCTGATGGCTGGCGGGAGGCGGCGGGGGCGTACGGGGAGCCGGACGCGTACCGCTCGGTCGCGGACATCACGGGCCCGGAGTCCCTCCAGCGGGTCCGCACCCACAAGCAGCAGCTCAAGGCAGCAGCAAAGGCCTCCGGCAAGTAA
- a CDS encoding helicase HerA-like domain-containing protein, which produces MEIVSGYAFAGPALDLGALLWDGQCLPDAQIRIPLAMLNRHGLVAGATGTGKTKTLQLIAEQLAAQGVPVFLADIKGDVSGISVPGESGEKVAERARDVGQTWEATGFPSEFYALGGIGTGIPVRATITSFGPVLLSKVLQLNQTQEQSLGLIFHYADQKGLELVDLKDLRAVVTFLTSDEGKPELKGIGGLSTVTAGVILRALTAFEAQGMGDFFGEPEFDTSEFLRAAPDGRGLVSVLELPAVQDKPQLFSTFLMWLLADLYNDLPEVGDVERPKLVFFFDEAHLLFNGASKAFLEAITQTVRLIRSKGIGVFFVTQTPKDVPADVLAQLGNRVQHALRAFTPDDQKALKATVRTFPNSAYDLEETLTAIGTGEAVITVLSEKGAPTPVAVTRLRAPESLMGPVEAGALEGAVKGSLLYGRYAEAVDRESAYEKLTARQAEAEEAAAAVAAAAEAEKAERAAAKGAATSKGSGSVVDQVVGSGIFKSLARSLGTQIGREISRSVFGTARRRR; this is translated from the coding sequence ATGGAGATCGTCTCCGGCTACGCCTTCGCCGGGCCCGCGCTGGACCTCGGCGCGCTCCTGTGGGACGGACAGTGCCTCCCCGACGCCCAGATCCGCATCCCGCTTGCCATGCTCAACCGTCACGGGCTCGTCGCGGGCGCGACCGGCACAGGCAAGACGAAGACTCTCCAGCTCATCGCCGAGCAGCTGGCCGCGCAGGGCGTGCCGGTGTTCCTCGCCGACATCAAGGGGGACGTGTCCGGGATCTCGGTGCCGGGGGAGAGCGGCGAGAAGGTCGCCGAGCGGGCGCGGGACGTCGGGCAGACGTGGGAGGCGACGGGCTTCCCCAGCGAGTTCTACGCGCTGGGCGGGATCGGCACCGGGATTCCGGTGCGGGCCACGATCACGAGCTTCGGTCCGGTGCTGCTGTCGAAGGTGCTGCAACTGAACCAGACCCAGGAGCAGTCGCTCGGCCTGATCTTCCACTACGCCGACCAGAAAGGGCTGGAACTGGTCGATCTGAAGGATCTGCGGGCCGTGGTGACGTTCCTGACGTCGGACGAGGGAAAGCCGGAACTCAAGGGAATCGGCGGCCTTTCCACGGTCACCGCGGGCGTCATCCTGCGGGCGCTGACCGCCTTCGAGGCGCAGGGCATGGGGGACTTCTTCGGGGAGCCGGAGTTCGACACGAGCGAGTTCCTGCGGGCGGCGCCGGACGGGCGGGGCCTGGTGTCGGTGCTCGAACTGCCCGCCGTGCAGGACAAACCGCAGCTCTTCTCGACGTTCCTGATGTGGCTGCTCGCGGATCTCTACAACGACCTGCCCGAGGTGGGCGACGTGGAGAGGCCGAAGCTGGTCTTCTTCTTCGACGAGGCACACCTGCTCTTCAACGGGGCGTCGAAGGCCTTCCTCGAAGCGATCACGCAGACCGTGCGGCTCATCCGCTCGAAGGGGATCGGCGTCTTCTTCGTGACGCAGACGCCGAAGGACGTGCCCGCCGACGTCCTCGCCCAGCTGGGCAACCGCGTCCAGCACGCGCTGCGGGCCTTCACGCCGGACGACCAGAAGGCGCTGAAGGCGACGGTACGGACGTTCCCGAACTCCGCGTACGACCTGGAGGAGACCCTCACCGCGATCGGCACCGGCGAGGCGGTGATCACCGTACTGAGCGAGAAGGGCGCGCCCACGCCGGTGGCCGTGACGCGGCTGCGGGCGCCGGAGTCGTTGATGGGGCCGGTGGAGGCGGGGGCGCTGGAGGGAGCGGTGAAGGGGTCGCTGCTGTACGGACGGTACGCGGAGGCGGTCGACCGGGAGTCGGCGTACGAGAAGTTGACCGCGCGTCAGGCCGAGGCGGAGGAGGCGGCCGCGGCGGTCGCGGCTGCGGCGGAGGCGGAGAAGGCGGAGAGGGCGGCGGCGAAGGGGGCGGCTACGAGCAAGGGGTCCGGCTCGGTGGTGGACCAGGTGGTGGGGAGCGGGATCTTCAAGTCGCTGGCGCGGTCGTTGGGGACGCAGATCGGGCGGGAGATCTCGCGGTCGGTGTTCGGAACGGCTCGGCGCAGACGCTGA
- a CDS encoding type II toxin-antitoxin system VapB family antitoxin has protein sequence MIFKRIGNGRPYPDHGRESTRQWADVAPRPVRLDQLVTTKGQLDLETLLAEDSTFYGDLFAHVVKWQGDLYLEDGLHRAVRAALQQRQVLHARVLELG, from the coding sequence GTGATCTTCAAGCGCATCGGAAACGGCCGGCCGTACCCCGACCACGGCCGGGAAAGCACCCGGCAGTGGGCGGACGTCGCGCCGCGCCCGGTCCGCCTCGATCAGCTCGTGACGACCAAGGGCCAGCTGGACCTGGAGACGCTCCTCGCGGAGGACTCGACGTTCTACGGCGACCTCTTCGCGCACGTGGTGAAGTGGCAGGGCGACCTCTACCTGGAAGACGGACTGCACCGCGCGGTCCGCGCCGCGCTCCAGCAGCGCCAGGTGCTGCACGCCCGCGTACTCGAACTGGGCTGA